A DNA window from Armatimonadota bacterium contains the following coding sequences:
- a CDS encoding cupredoxin domain-containing protein, with amino-acid sequence MKNSTSLLAVAALMSPALAFQHDAATVSAKTVKGVQSVTVMVANGKYSPSVISVKKGVPVAITFKGGAKIGCGSTIEFKSLKMKQSVKQGQSVTFKFTPAKTGEIAFACPMNMYRGKVVVKQSSPD; translated from the coding sequence ATGAAAAACAGTACATCTCTCCTCGCCGTTGCCGCTTTGATGAGCCCCGCCCTCGCGTTTCAACATGACGCGGCGACCGTTTCTGCGAAGACGGTCAAAGGTGTTCAATCCGTGACCGTCATGGTCGCAAACGGCAAATACTCCCCTTCTGTGATCTCCGTCAAAAAGGGTGTGCCCGTCGCCATCACCTTCAAAGGTGGCGCAAAGATCGGCTGCGGCTCAACCATTGAGTTCAAGAGCTTGAAGATGAAGCAATCCGTCAAACAGGGCCAGTCTGTTACCTTTAAGTTCACTCCGGCAAAGACTGGCGAAATCGCATTCGCGTGCCCCATGAACATGTACCGGGGGAAAGTAGTGGTGAAACAGTCGTCTCCGGACTGA
- a CDS encoding efflux RND transporter permease subunit produces MPDGHVHRSGGGQVSKSDSTENGHKPNALHLIHKWSIEHAYAVIAFYVAVLALAWLAISNMPRRFAPYVESPMVGVVTMMPGLSAQEMELYISKPIEEQLINVKGVHYIRSTSQDGFSIVSLEFPYGTDMQRAQTDIQALMNVVQSTLPSTGANLKPSWVIPIDPLNLPVLTLSARGDPTLGWDMAKVREYADNTVVQRLKTVQDVYAVVPFGGYRRQLQVVVDRDKLASYGLSILDVRNAIDRANVSASGGTVTSGEREGIVRVDTRAASAQDVLDYPISTVGIQPRAATPAGGGMAMGGGADSGSAPAPRAAPAPNTPKVIYVRDVARVEDSHWEKRSGYRYLDNTTGESKDAIEVSVIQNPGASSAQVVPAIMRVVKQLESENPGLKFETAYDNAHFVDILFENVWHELAVAIMLTAIALVLFLGEWRGTLIAMVTLPTSLAIAVLFMVPFGMTFNSGTLIGLLLSIGRLVDDSIIDIHAVERHLRMGKTPKQATIDGIAEVRLAVIASTLMIVLALLPLIFSGGIVGLMFVELVWPLIFGLLASMLVSFTLTALLCAKLLRPEDVRDEERKHPVLGLLYRLVDPFQRGLVRMEKGYGRLISWLLEHRFANFTRVLATLILGFTFYYFLGSEMMPLADTGQASGFLEMNPGTSYAGTERAVKQIEDIIRKHPEVEKASIELGAESMFETWSPFFTGYQMPAVNGAAFMLTFSDKDRRKNDIFKVIDAIQKETLQTVPGVRRFQIKEMGSDVMATSAAPIHVNIYGQDMAVLDKLGTQVQAVAEKMPELFQPSRTWAMGVPDYRIEVNLQKAQEVGLSPDQIAQQAYYAMRGGLTSEYYRLPNIRQDTILVRYDKATSATQQDLESIYISTSDGRQIPLKSVAEIVPKVAPTVIEHDGLRRVIGVTGYYRIGSLPSMDVVMNLVANAYGGNKKLGIEPVNFPPGYGMEMRGDMTQMMDSFRRLIQGLGLSIAMMYLVLVVQFRGFLQPLQMIASLPLELAGVFVALFIAHQSFSTVSILGIIVLTGMDITTAVLLIDLIMKYRDQGVPRDEAIRTACPDRLRPILMTAGITLLVMLPVALAPKTGLDAYQPLATAVIGGLIVGTILSLFDIPIMHTYVDDFVVWVNRTFLNREWSWPVTEHDPLHSSVPQDHEPRKEENP; encoded by the coding sequence GTGCCCGATGGACATGTTCATAGGTCAGGCGGTGGTCAAGTGAGCAAGTCGGACTCCACCGAGAACGGTCACAAACCCAATGCCCTCCACCTGATCCATAAGTGGTCCATCGAGCATGCCTATGCGGTGATCGCGTTCTATGTGGCCGTGCTGGCTCTTGCGTGGCTCGCCATCTCGAACATGCCGCGCCGCTTTGCGCCTTACGTAGAGAGCCCCATGGTCGGTGTCGTCACCATGATGCCTGGTCTCTCGGCGCAGGAGATGGAGCTTTACATCTCAAAACCCATTGAGGAGCAGCTCATCAACGTCAAGGGTGTGCACTACATTAGATCGACCTCCCAGGACGGCTTTAGCATTGTCTCGCTGGAGTTTCCTTATGGCACGGATATGCAGAGGGCTCAGACCGACATTCAGGCACTCATGAATGTCGTGCAGTCCACCTTACCGTCTACGGGCGCGAACCTCAAGCCATCGTGGGTCATTCCCATAGACCCGCTCAATCTGCCCGTGCTGACCCTTTCTGCGAGGGGCGATCCCACGCTGGGTTGGGACATGGCGAAAGTCCGAGAGTACGCCGACAACACGGTGGTTCAACGCCTCAAGACCGTCCAGGACGTCTATGCGGTCGTGCCCTTCGGTGGATACCGGCGACAGCTCCAGGTCGTGGTGGACAGAGATAAGCTGGCTTCTTACGGACTTTCCATCCTGGACGTACGCAACGCCATCGATCGGGCCAATGTCAGTGCCTCTGGGGGCACGGTCACCAGCGGCGAGCGCGAGGGCATCGTGCGCGTCGATACCCGCGCGGCAAGCGCCCAAGATGTGCTGGATTACCCGATCTCGACCGTCGGGATTCAGCCGAGGGCCGCAACCCCAGCTGGAGGCGGGATGGCTATGGGGGGCGGGGCCGATTCCGGCAGCGCACCAGCCCCCCGAGCGGCTCCAGCACCGAACACCCCCAAGGTCATTTATGTGCGCGACGTTGCCAGGGTGGAAGACTCCCACTGGGAGAAGCGGTCTGGATACAGGTATTTGGATAACACGACCGGTGAGTCTAAGGACGCCATCGAAGTCAGCGTTATTCAGAACCCCGGAGCCAGTTCCGCACAAGTTGTCCCCGCCATCATGCGAGTGGTCAAACAGCTCGAATCGGAAAACCCCGGCCTGAAGTTTGAGACGGCCTATGACAACGCCCACTTCGTCGATATCTTGTTCGAGAACGTCTGGCATGAGCTCGCTGTTGCCATCATGCTGACCGCAATCGCTCTCGTCCTCTTCCTGGGCGAGTGGCGCGGGACACTTATCGCCATGGTCACCCTTCCGACCTCGCTGGCTATTGCCGTGCTGTTCATGGTCCCGTTTGGCATGACGTTCAATAGCGGAACCCTCATTGGGCTTCTCTTGAGCATTGGCCGACTGGTCGATGATTCGATCATCGACATCCACGCCGTTGAGCGACACCTTCGTATGGGCAAAACGCCCAAGCAAGCAACCATCGACGGCATCGCTGAGGTGCGACTCGCCGTCATCGCCTCGACTTTGATGATCGTCCTCGCCCTCCTTCCCTTGATCTTCTCGGGAGGCATCGTGGGACTCATGTTTGTGGAGCTCGTGTGGCCGCTCATCTTCGGTTTGCTCGCCTCGATGTTGGTTTCATTTACGTTGACCGCACTGCTCTGCGCCAAGTTACTTCGGCCCGAGGATGTCCGAGACGAGGAGCGTAAACATCCTGTTCTGGGCCTGCTCTACCGGTTGGTCGATCCGTTCCAACGTGGGCTTGTCCGAATGGAAAAGGGGTACGGAAGGCTGATTTCGTGGCTGCTTGAACATCGGTTCGCCAACTTCACCCGCGTCCTTGCGACTCTCATCCTCGGCTTCACCTTCTATTACTTCCTCGGCTCTGAAATGATGCCGCTCGCAGATACGGGACAAGCTTCAGGGTTTCTGGAAATGAACCCGGGGACATCCTATGCGGGTACGGAGCGAGCGGTAAAGCAGATCGAGGACATTATCAGGAAGCATCCTGAAGTGGAGAAAGCAAGCATTGAGCTTGGGGCCGAGTCCATGTTCGAAACGTGGTCGCCGTTCTTCACGGGCTATCAGATGCCCGCTGTGAACGGAGCCGCGTTTATGCTCACGTTCAGCGACAAGGACCGGCGCAAGAACGACATCTTCAAAGTCATTGACGCGATCCAAAAGGAAACGCTTCAGACCGTTCCAGGGGTTCGCAGGTTCCAGATCAAGGAAATGGGGTCCGACGTGATGGCTACTTCCGCGGCACCAATCCATGTGAACATCTACGGTCAAGACATGGCGGTTCTGGATAAGCTGGGCACTCAGGTTCAAGCAGTAGCCGAGAAAATGCCCGAACTGTTTCAGCCCTCGCGCACCTGGGCCATGGGGGTTCCCGATTACCGTATCGAGGTGAATCTTCAAAAGGCACAGGAGGTGGGTCTCAGTCCCGACCAGATCGCCCAGCAAGCTTACTATGCGATGCGGGGCGGCTTGACGAGCGAGTACTACCGCTTGCCGAACATCCGTCAAGACACCATCCTTGTCCGCTACGATAAGGCTACAAGCGCCACCCAGCAGGATTTGGAGTCGATCTATATTTCGACTTCAGACGGCAGGCAAATCCCGCTGAAGTCCGTCGCGGAGATCGTCCCCAAGGTGGCTCCGACGGTCATCGAGCACGATGGCCTGCGGCGGGTCATTGGCGTTACGGGTTACTACCGAATCGGGAGTCTTCCGAGCATGGACGTGGTGATGAACCTCGTCGCAAATGCCTATGGGGGAAACAAGAAGCTCGGGATCGAGCCTGTCAACTTTCCTCCAGGCTACGGCATGGAAATGCGCGGCGACATGACCCAGATGATGGATAGTTTCCGACGCCTGATACAGGGGCTGGGGCTCTCCATCGCAATGATGTATCTCGTCCTGGTGGTTCAGTTCAGAGGGTTCCTGCAACCGCTGCAGATGATTGCCTCGCTCCCTCTTGAGCTGGCGGGTGTCTTCGTCGCGCTCTTCATCGCCCATCAGTCGTTCTCAACGGTGTCAATTCTCGGGATCATCGTTCTGACTGGCATGGACATCACAACCGCGGTCCTCCTGATCGACCTGATCATGAAATACCGCGACCAAGGTGTTCCACGGGATGAGGCAATTCGGACTGCGTGCCCCGACCGGCTTCGCCCGATTCTGATGACGGCAGGCATCACGCTTCTTGTCATGCTCCCTGTCGCCCTCGCGCCGAAAACTGGACTGGACGCCTATCAGCCCCTGGCGACAGCGGTCATCGGCGGGCTTATCGTTGGCACGATTCTGTCCCTCTTCGACATCCCGATCATGCACACTTATGTGGACGACTTTGTCGTCTGGGTGAACAGGACCTTCCTCAACCGGGAGTGGTCTTGGCCCGTTACCGAGCATGACCCGCTCCATTCCTCCGTCCCTCAGGACCACGAACCTCGTAAGGAAGAAAACCCATGA
- a CDS encoding efflux RND transporter periplasmic adaptor subunit, with the protein MKTKSLRTLIVMLLLVLATLGFALEGMAGPFRISLTTDPLIVPVGKAKVGLKVSDSQGKPVSGATIKVLAKMPGMNMGEREEVASAGSEPGTYSVPAVFSMAGQYDVTVSISAASGSGQAIFQLATGQSSDSASGSGSTWLIVLAVGTAVALVIWRMRKTGQKLSMHGLMSKSVWMSLALLALALAGGMWAVRNLRREGAMTPLEAQVMEMNTPAPEGALPVAVAEVKSEPFAATVTYSGQVSGFVEQDVVPRVGGKIVAMPVYVGDMVKRGQLLARLDTSQIDPMIAEKAAGVNNASQGVGVADAEFQQALNMVEQSRAEATMAETEVSEARSMLDAARASRSSSSAAVDAANAEMRGAHAELDAATADQTYQSQELERMRLLHAKGAISKDEWQQAVAASQRAASAFASAKERLSKASSMASGAKSELTRAEADVSAANARVSKAEANHRAKLAQVKTAQSGVQSARAKIGQSRAAVSEASASLRGMATQRGYSELRADVDGVVTQRLVAPGVVVAPGQAVLKVAQVSPVRIQANVSQQDLARIKVGDQVQVRGAGQDDQVLVMSVTSVSPSVDPSSRMGVVEAVYSNENRQFSPGQFVSLEISVGSIASALVIPADAVVTESHNGQTVSKVWVVAADSPGKLSATLRQVEILGWAHGKAAVKTGLKQGERIVVAPFGLTEGMQVQVSSEPVKTSDDMVTIEITEAGYSPETVQLPAGRPTKLVFVRRVAETCADIVEFPELGLRAETVLNKPVTVDIPAQKAGTKIKFACPMDMFIGQAVVK; encoded by the coding sequence ATGAAAACCAAAAGTCTGAGAACGCTGATCGTCATGCTGCTCCTTGTCCTCGCGACTTTGGGTTTCGCTCTTGAGGGAATGGCAGGACCGTTCCGCATTTCGCTGACCACCGATCCCCTGATCGTTCCCGTAGGGAAGGCAAAAGTCGGTCTCAAGGTTTCCGATTCGCAGGGAAAACCAGTTTCAGGTGCTACCATCAAGGTCCTCGCCAAGATGCCTGGCATGAATATGGGCGAACGAGAGGAAGTTGCATCAGCCGGTTCTGAACCGGGCACTTACAGCGTACCGGCAGTCTTCTCGATGGCTGGACAGTACGACGTCACGGTCTCTATTAGTGCCGCGTCCGGGAGCGGTCAGGCAATCTTTCAACTTGCTACGGGCCAGTCTTCTGACAGTGCGTCGGGTTCCGGCTCAACGTGGCTGATTGTTCTTGCGGTGGGCACCGCTGTTGCCCTGGTCATCTGGCGGATGCGGAAGACCGGGCAGAAACTCAGTATGCACGGCCTTATGAGCAAGTCCGTTTGGATGTCGCTCGCGTTGCTTGCGCTTGCCCTTGCCGGAGGCATGTGGGCGGTTCGAAATCTCCGCCGAGAAGGAGCGATGACGCCACTTGAGGCCCAGGTGATGGAAATGAACACTCCCGCACCGGAAGGAGCCCTGCCAGTTGCGGTCGCTGAGGTAAAGTCCGAGCCCTTTGCAGCGACGGTCACCTATTCTGGCCAGGTTTCAGGTTTCGTCGAGCAGGACGTTGTCCCAAGGGTTGGCGGAAAAATCGTGGCCATGCCCGTGTACGTCGGCGACATGGTGAAACGGGGTCAGCTTCTGGCCAGGCTCGACACGAGCCAGATCGACCCGATGATCGCCGAAAAGGCGGCGGGAGTGAACAACGCGAGCCAGGGGGTCGGCGTGGCGGACGCTGAGTTTCAGCAAGCACTGAATATGGTGGAGCAGTCGAGGGCTGAAGCCACAATGGCGGAGACGGAAGTCTCCGAAGCACGCTCAATGCTTGACGCGGCGAGGGCGTCCAGGAGTTCATCGTCGGCGGCAGTCGATGCCGCAAACGCAGAAATGAGGGGCGCACACGCGGAGCTGGATGCGGCAACCGCGGACCAAACCTATCAGAGCCAAGAACTTGAACGAATGCGCCTGCTCCATGCTAAAGGAGCCATTTCTAAAGATGAATGGCAACAGGCCGTCGCGGCGTCCCAAAGGGCGGCCTCGGCATTCGCCTCGGCCAAGGAGAGGCTTTCCAAGGCAAGTTCCATGGCATCCGGGGCAAAGAGTGAACTGACCCGGGCCGAAGCGGACGTCTCTGCCGCCAATGCGCGGGTTTCCAAGGCTGAAGCAAACCATAGGGCCAAGCTTGCGCAGGTCAAGACCGCACAATCGGGCGTCCAATCCGCGCGAGCCAAAATCGGTCAGTCGCGGGCTGCTGTCTCCGAGGCAAGCGCAAGTCTGAGGGGCATGGCGACGCAAAGAGGCTATTCTGAGCTGAGAGCAGATGTCGATGGCGTGGTCACCCAACGGTTGGTCGCTCCGGGCGTCGTGGTAGCTCCGGGTCAGGCGGTGCTGAAGGTCGCACAAGTTTCACCGGTGCGCATTCAAGCAAACGTTTCCCAACAAGACCTTGCCAGGATTAAGGTTGGCGACCAAGTTCAGGTGCGTGGGGCCGGCCAGGACGATCAAGTCCTGGTAATGAGTGTGACCAGCGTGTCCCCATCGGTGGACCCGTCCTCTCGAATGGGGGTTGTTGAAGCTGTCTACTCGAACGAGAATCGTCAGTTTAGTCCTGGGCAATTCGTCTCCCTGGAAATTTCGGTCGGTTCGATTGCATCGGCCCTGGTCATTCCTGCTGACGCCGTTGTGACCGAGTCCCATAACGGTCAGACGGTGAGCAAGGTTTGGGTTGTTGCGGCAGACTCGCCCGGCAAACTCTCCGCCACTTTGCGGCAAGTCGAAATCCTTGGATGGGCGCATGGCAAGGCCGCGGTCAAAACCGGGCTCAAGCAGGGAGAGCGGATCGTCGTGGCACCGTTTGGATTAACGGAAGGCATGCAAGTCCAAGTCTCAAGTGAGCCTGTGAAGACTAGCGACGACATGGTGACTATTGAGATCACTGAAGCTGGTTACTCGCCCGAAACAGTGCAGCTTCCAGCAGGTAGGCCGACCAAACTCGTCTTTGTGCGTCGAGTTGCAGAAACGTGCGCTGACATCGTGGAGTTTCCCGAATTGGGACTCAGAGCCGAGACCGTGCTGAACAAGCCCGTGACGGTCGACATTCCTGCCCAGAAGGCCGGGACAAAGATCAAGTTTGCGTGCCCGATGGACATGTTCATAGGTCAGGCGGTGGTCAAGTGA
- a CDS encoding TolC family protein, producing MKTMCLLVFALSASGAMGQSGRMNLQDALSFAKANSPVLKSARAEFLGAQANERGAKAMGGPQVSINGFASTGNNTSILGSVPKSEPAVSMLVPPGQFSDVNLMLMLPILADDVRAMAASAKWQSRAAAGDYQEAEAELVASVRQAYFEVRAMHEEVVAAQANYDALAEMLNTTKARFEAGKTIEASVLRVQAEMRRAERDLKTASNAEKKAYLELLQLMGGKLDAEIDLDNVSEPETKTLSVGDLVSAAMASRGAVAAASARSKASEAELRAAKALAKPRLYATGMADATNRRDMGGVTFGLSVSVPLFDGGRIRSGIDQAKSMRAKAEAELAATKLQVEKEVRQSLLDYETAAANLSSAVAAAEAASSAYEIIALRVDAGKAILLEQLDGLSLLTQARTDVAKARLDVLTALARLSRSTGGDI from the coding sequence ATGAAAACGATGTGTTTGTTGGTGTTCGCCCTCTCGGCGAGTGGCGCAATGGGTCAATCCGGGAGGATGAACCTTCAGGACGCCCTATCGTTCGCGAAAGCGAACAGTCCTGTCCTGAAGAGTGCGCGGGCTGAATTTTTGGGAGCGCAAGCGAATGAAAGGGGGGCGAAAGCAATGGGCGGTCCCCAAGTCTCCATCAATGGCTTCGCTTCGACAGGGAACAACACATCCATCCTTGGCTCCGTGCCAAAGTCCGAGCCAGCGGTATCGATGCTTGTGCCTCCCGGTCAGTTCAGCGATGTGAATCTCATGCTGATGCTGCCCATTCTCGCAGACGATGTGAGAGCCATGGCCGCTTCGGCCAAGTGGCAGTCTCGGGCGGCAGCTGGGGACTACCAAGAAGCCGAGGCTGAGTTGGTAGCCTCTGTTCGTCAAGCCTACTTTGAAGTGAGAGCGATGCACGAGGAAGTTGTCGCCGCACAAGCTAACTACGACGCGCTTGCCGAAATGCTGAATACGACAAAGGCCAGGTTTGAAGCTGGCAAGACGATCGAAGCGTCGGTCCTGCGCGTGCAGGCCGAGATGAGGCGTGCAGAGCGTGACCTTAAGACCGCGTCGAACGCCGAAAAGAAGGCGTACCTTGAGCTCTTACAACTCATGGGGGGCAAGCTCGACGCCGAGATCGACCTCGACAATGTCTCGGAACCCGAGACGAAGACCCTATCGGTGGGGGATCTGGTGAGCGCGGCTATGGCGAGCCGCGGCGCAGTCGCAGCTGCTTCAGCCCGGAGCAAGGCTTCCGAGGCTGAACTACGGGCCGCAAAAGCGCTGGCCAAGCCAAGACTCTACGCGACTGGCATGGCGGACGCAACGAACCGCCGAGATATGGGCGGAGTGACCTTTGGGCTATCCGTGAGTGTTCCACTCTTCGACGGGGGGCGTATCCGTTCCGGGATCGATCAAGCAAAGTCGATGAGAGCCAAGGCCGAGGCCGAACTCGCGGCTACCAAACTTCAGGTCGAAAAGGAAGTGAGACAATCACTGCTCGACTACGAAACCGCAGCCGCAAACCTTAGTTCCGCGGTAGCGGCCGCAGAAGCTGCCTCCAGCGCGTATGAGATCATCGCACTCCGAGTGGACGCGGGCAAGGCGATCCTTTTGGAGCAATTGGACGGGCTGTCGCTGCTTACGCAGGCTCGAACCGACGTGGCGAAAGCTCGGCTTGATGTGCTGACAGCCCTAGCCCGACTTTCGCGCTCCACGGGAGGAGACATATGA
- a CDS encoding DNA-processing protein DprA has product MKYTENALNVMAVLRLRGIGRSWVAEKLSGTKGVHPILSVAAGKFSEDDLALARADVASILEGSSVADGVVALGDEDFPLPRGDVRGAERPAFLVYKGDISLLGHHNKSVAAVGLLDPDDSTVAAERQVVKALVALGITVVSGLAQGCDSVAHRQALDSGGKTIAILPGTIDRILPRSNAPLAEEIVENGGLLITEYYEEATSRNEQSSRYVERDRLQALYSDAVILAASYAKNDLGLDSGSRHAMAAARKYSIPRAVIYDEDADLHNPKYDLARQLIAEQANIGIIKPHRLQETLVSAIERDTRAVLPQASLFG; this is encoded by the coding sequence ATGAAGTACACAGAAAACGCTCTCAATGTAATGGCAGTCCTCAGGCTTCGTGGGATCGGTCGCTCATGGGTCGCAGAGAAGCTGAGCGGAACGAAAGGCGTCCACCCTATCCTGAGCGTAGCAGCGGGTAAGTTTTCCGAGGATGATCTGGCACTTGCCAGAGCCGATGTCGCATCAATCCTAGAAGGGTCCAGCGTTGCTGATGGCGTTGTGGCACTTGGCGACGAAGACTTCCCACTACCAAGAGGAGATGTGAGAGGAGCGGAAAGGCCAGCCTTCCTTGTGTACAAAGGCGACATTTCCCTGCTGGGACACCACAATAAGAGTGTTGCCGCAGTAGGCCTGCTCGATCCAGACGACAGTACGGTTGCGGCGGAGAGACAGGTAGTGAAGGCCCTGGTAGCGCTTGGAATTACAGTCGTGAGCGGATTGGCGCAAGGCTGCGATTCGGTTGCGCACCGTCAAGCACTCGATTCAGGTGGAAAGACAATCGCGATCCTTCCGGGCACAATAGACCGCATCTTGCCTCGCTCGAATGCTCCGCTCGCAGAAGAGATAGTCGAGAATGGTGGATTGTTGATCACGGAATATTACGAAGAAGCGACGTCGCGGAACGAGCAAAGTAGCCGCTATGTCGAGAGAGATCGGTTACAGGCCTTGTATAGTGATGCTGTCATTCTGGCAGCGAGTTACGCCAAGAACGATCTCGGCTTAGACAGCGGATCACGCCATGCTATGGCAGCCGCGCGCAAGTATTCAATACCGAGAGCAGTCATTTATGACGAAGACGCTGATCTGCACAATCCGAAGTATGATCTTGCACGGCAGCTAATCGCGGAGCAGGCAAACATCGGGATCATTAAGCCACATCGACTCCAGGAAACACTTGTGAGCGCGATTGAGCGTGACACTCGCGCCGTACTACCGCAGGCGAGTCTTTTTGGATAG
- a CDS encoding amidophosphoribosyltransferase: MKEFEIRRNNFVSRDIKGYYHVDYVRMGNPGNPDYLNVLKNDFGNRNDNDLSRAIKSLEAALDAFFGLFEHPDTWAVCVVPRAKSERMYRPEQQYFRAAVQSAVRRVGFVDGTLWITRHTDTVTTHLNQSGYGGSGHTPYVGITKATCHLSPDIAEKRIVLVDDIYTPGVCIDEDAIQALLDAGASQVVFYAVGKTVTR, translated from the coding sequence TTGAAAGAGTTTGAGATTCGTAGGAATAACTTCGTCAGTCGTGATATTAAAGGGTATTACCATGTGGACTACGTCCGTATGGGCAATCCCGGCAATCCCGACTACCTCAATGTGCTAAAGAACGATTTTGGGAATAGAAACGACAATGATCTTTCGAGGGCCATAAAGAGCTTAGAAGCTGCCCTGGACGCATTCTTCGGCCTCTTTGAACATCCTGACACCTGGGCAGTATGCGTCGTGCCGCGTGCAAAGTCGGAGAGAATGTACCGTCCCGAACAACAGTACTTCCGGGCAGCTGTGCAGTCGGCGGTCCGGAGGGTAGGGTTTGTTGATGGAACACTTTGGATAACCAGACATACGGACACCGTGACAACCCATTTGAATCAGAGCGGGTACGGCGGATCCGGACACACGCCATACGTCGGGATTACAAAGGCGACCTGTCACCTCAGTCCCGACATCGCTGAGAAGCGGATCGTCTTGGTCGATGACATCTATACCCCAGGCGTCTGTATCGACGAGGATGCAATCCAGGCGTTGTTAGACGCTGGGGCCTCACAAGTGGTATTTTACGCGGTAGGAAAGACTGTTACGCGTTAA